GACTGTCCTGTCCACACCTGTGGATAACTATGTGGACAGATCGTTCGTCGGCTCAGCTATTGGTTCCTTGCCCGACCTTGCGACCAGGGGGATCTGTCGTTGACCGATGATCCCGGTTCAGCGTTCGCCACGGTGTGGAGTTCGGTTGTCGCCGAGCTCAACGGCGACGGAACTGCGGACCAGCGCCCCAGTAACGGAACTGGCGGCGATGCGCCGCTGACTCCGCAGCAACGCGCATGGCTCAAGTTGGTTCAACCACTGACCATCGCCGAGGGCTTCGCGCTGCTGTCGGTGCCCAGCAGTTTCGTCCAGAACGAGATCGAGCGTCATCTGCGGACCCAGATCGTCGACGCCCTCAGCCGGCGCCTCGGTCAACGGGTCGAGCTCGGTGTTCGGATCGCCCCTCCCGCTCTTGACGAAGACAACGAATCCGCCGCACCGGAGCCTGCCGTCGTCGATTCCGACCTCGACGAGGTCGACGAGGACCGCGAAGCACTGGCGAGCGCTCACGAAACCTGGCCGAGTTACTTCATCGAGCGGCCGCGCAGTAACCCGTCGGCCGAAGCGCCCGGCATCAGCCTCAACCGCCGCTACACCTTCGACACCTTCGTCATCGGTGCCTCGAACCGGTTCGCGCACGCGGCCGCCCTGGCGATCGCCGAAGCACCGGCCCGCGCGTACAACCCGTTGTTCATCTGGGGTGAGTCCGGACTGGGTAAGACCCACCTGCTGCACGCCGCCGGAAATTATGCGCAACGCTTGTTTCCCGGCATGCGGGTGAAGTACGTCTCCACCGAAGAGTTCACCAACGACTTCATCAACTCGCTGCGCGACGACCGCAAGGTTGCGTTCAAGCGCAGTTACCGCGACATCGACGTGCTCCTGGTGGACGACATCCAGTTCATCGAAGGCAAGGAAGGTATCCAGGAAGAGTTCTTCCATACCTTCAACACGCTGCACAACGCCAATAAGCAGATCGTGATCTCCTCCGACCGGCCGCCCAAACAGCTGGCCACCCTCGAAGACCGGCTACGGACCAGGTTCGAGTGGGGATTGATCACCGATGTCCAGCCGCCCGAATTGGAAACCCGCATCGCGATCTTGCGGAAGAAGGCGCAGATGGAGCGCCTCGACGTCCCCGATGACGTCCTGGAGCTCATCGCCAGCAGTATCGAGCGCAACATTCGCGAGCTCGAGGGCGCGTTGATCCGGGTCACCGCGTTCGCTTCGCTGAACAAGACACCGATCGACAAGGCGCTCGCCGAGATCGTGTTGCGCGACCTGATCGCCGATGCCGGCACCATGCAGATCAGCACCGCGGCCATCATGGCGGCCACCGCCGAGTACTTCGACACCACCGTCGAGGAGTTGCGCGGGCCCGGCAAGACCCGGGCATTGGCTCAATCGCGGCAGATCGCCATGTATCTGTGCCGGGAGCTCACTGACTTGTCCCTGCCCAAGATCGGGCAGGCGTTCGGCCGTGATCACACCACGGTCATGTACGCGGAGAAGAAGATTCGCGGTGAAATGGCCCATCGGCGTGAGGTGTTCGATCACGTCAAGGAGCTCACCACGCGGATCCGCCAGCGTTCCAAGCGCTGAAATCTCCACTTTTTCTGTCATCGCCGCGAAAAACTTCGGCCACTGTCGTACCACCCGTCACACTCCTGGCATGTGCACACCGTTGTGGACAACGGCTCACATCGAGGCGCAAGTATCGGAATGACAATGAACAACCGCCGGCTGTGCACAGCAGTCCTGTGATTCGTCCTCGGTCATGCACAGCTGGTCCACATGGCGCCATACCGTCGGAGCAGGCAATCGGTCGGCTAGTCCACAGGTTCCACAGGCCCTATTACTATTACCGTTCTCTCTCTTCCAATTTCTTCTTTGAAGACAGGGTTGGGGAGCAGCCGGTTCACAGGGCATCCGGCACGGTGTCGCGGTGCTCTTGTCACCGCGATCGATTAGCTTTCAAGATGGCGTCCGACGCTCTACGGTTGTTGTTCTGACTGCCGTTCAGCGGCTGTCGCTCACAGATCACGCTCATCCGTGCTCCGGCACGCGGTGGACGCTGGTCGGGGTTATTGGGTGATGAAGGGACTATGTAGACGTGGCAACGACGACGGTTGGCTCCGACCTGAAGTTCCGCTTGGTGCGGGAGGATTTCGCCGACGCGGTGGCCTGGGTTGCCCGTAATCTCCCGACCCGGCCGACGGTGCCGGTGCTGGCCGGCGTGCTGCTGACCGGCACCGATGAGGGTTTGACCATCTCCGGGTTCGATTACGAGGTGTCGGCCGAGGTGCGTGTTCCCGCCGAAATAGCTTCTCCTGGAAGCGTTTTGGTGTCCGGTCGGTTGCTGTCCGATATCACCAGGGCGCTGCCGGCCAAGCCCGTCGACGTCAGCGTCGAAGGCACTCGAGTGGCGCTGACCTGTGGCAGCGCGCGGTTCTCGCTGCCGACCATGGCGGTCGAGGACTACCCGGCGCTGCCGGAACTGCCGGAAGAGACCGGTGTCATCTCCGCCGACCTGTTCGGTGAGGCGATCGGCCAGGTGGCCGTAGCCGCCGGGCGGGACGACACACTGCCGATGCTGACCGGTATCCGGGTGGAGATTTCCGGTGAGGCAGTGGTTTTGGCTGCCACCGACCGGTTCCGGTTGGCCGTGCGTGAGCTGACCTGGTCGACCTCCTCCCCCAGCTTGGAAGCCGCGGTGCTGGTGCCGGCCAAGACGTTGGCCGAAGCGGCCAAGGCCGGCACGTCCGGCTCGGAGGTGCACCTGGCTCTCGGTGCCGGGTCGGCGGTCGGCAAGGAAGGCCTGCTGGGAATCCGCAGCGGCGGTAAGCGCAGCACGACTCGCCTGCTCGATGCCGAATTCCCGAAGTTCCGTCAGCTGCTGCCCGCCGAGCACACTGCGGTGGCCACCATCGGCGTCGGTGAGCTCACCGAAGCCATCAAACGTGTGGCGCTGGTCGCCGATCGTGGGGCGCAGGTTCGGATGGAATTCAGCGACGGGGTGCTGCACCTCTCGGCGGGTGCGGACGACGTCGGCCGCGCCGAGGAGGACTTGGATGTCGAGTTCGCCGGCGAGCCGCTGACGATCGCCTTCAACCCCACCTACCTCACCGACGGTCTGGGGTCGCTGCATTCCGACCGGGTGACGTTCGGATTCACCACTCCCAGTCGTCCTGCGGTGTTGCGGCCCGCCAATGCGGAAACACAGGTAGATGGCACCGGACCGTTCCCCGCCGTTCAGACCGACTACGTATACCTGTTGATGCCGGTCCGGCTGCCAGGCTGACCGGATCCCCTGACGTAGAGAGGCAGTCATGCAGCTGGGTTTGGTCGGTCTTGGCAAGATGGGCTTCAACATGCGCCAGCGGTTGCGCGAGGGCGGACATGAAGTCATCGGGTACGACCCCAGACCCGAGGTCACCGACGTCCCGACCCTGGCCGCGCTCGCCGAGGCACTCACCGCACCTCGGGTTATCTGGGTGATGGTGCCGTCCGGCCCGATTACCGATGACACGATCAGCTCCCTGGCAGATGTCCTCAGCCCCGGTGATCTCGTTGTCGACGGCGGCAACTCCAAGTACACCGAAGACGGCCCGCACGCGGAATTGCTTGGTAAAAAAGGCATTTCGTTCGTCGACGCGGGTGTGTCCGGTGGTATCTGGGGTCTGGCGGAAGGCTACGGCCTGATGGTCGGCGGCAGCGACGAGGACGTCGCCCGGGTGATGCCGATCTTCGACACGTTGCGGCCACCCGGGGATCTGGCAGACGGTTTCGTGCACGCCGGCCCGGTCGGTGCGGGTCACTACGCGAAGATGGTGCACAACGGCATCGAGTACGGGCTGATGATGGCCTACGCCGAGGGATACGAACTGCTGGCCGCCGAACCACTGATCAAAGACACCCAGGCAGTGATCCAGGCGTGGACCAACGGCACCGTCGTACGCTCGTGGCTGCAGCAGCTCCTGGCCAAGGCGCTCAAGGAAGATCCCGCGTTCGACGCGATCTCCGGGTACACCGAAGATTCCGGTGAAGGCCGCTGGACGGTCGAAGAGGCCATCCGCCACCGGGTGCCGATGCCGGTGATCGCGGCATCCCTGTTTGCGCGTTTCGCATCGCGACAAGAGGATTCGCCGACGATGAAAGCCGTTTCCGCGCTTCGTAATCAGTTCGGTGGGCACGCGGTCAAGCGGGTCTCGGTGTCGGGATAACCAGCCTCAATGTATGTCCGGCACCTGACGCTCCGCGACTTTCGGTCGTGGGAAAGCGTAGATCTCGAATTGGCGCCGGGCCGAACGGTGTTCGTCGGACCGAACGGGTTCGGCAAAACGAATATTGTTGAGGCGCTGTGGTATTGCGCGACGCTGGGATCGCACCGGGTCGCCACCGACGCCCCGCTGATCCGGGCCGGCGCCGAGCGGGCGGTGGTTTCGACGATCGTCGTCAACGAGGGTCGGGAATTGGCGATCGATCTTGAGATCGCGGCGGGCCGGGCCAACAAGGCTCGGCTGAACCGGTCCCCGGTGCGCAGTACCCGCGAGATCCTCGGTGCGGTGCGCGCCGTGCTGTTCGCACCTGAGGATCTCGCCCTGGTCCGCGGCGACCCAGGCGAACGCAGGCGCTATCTCGACGAGCTCGCCTCGGTACGCCGGCCGCGGGTCGCGGCGATCCGCGCCGACTACGACAAGGTGCTCAAACAGCGCACCGCGTTGTTGAAATCTGCTGCAGGAGCCCGTTTTCGGGGTGATTCCGGAGTGCTGGAGACCCTCGATGTGTGGGACGGCCACCTGGCCGCACACGGTGCGCAGCTGATGGCGGCCCGGATTGAGCTGACAAATCTGCTGGCGCCGGAGGTCGAAAAGGCTTATCAGCTACTGGCTCCGGCGTCTCGCCCGGCAGCGATCAGCTACCGCAGCAGCGTCCTGGACGGCGCGGACGACGGTCACGACGTGGAATATCTCGAGGCGGCGCTGCTGGCCGGACTGGCGGCGCGGCGCGGCGCGGAGCTGGAACGTGGGATGTGCCTGGTCGGACCGCATCGCGACGACCTCGAGCTGCGGCTCGGTGATCAGCCGGCCAAGGGGTTCGCCAGTCACGGGGAATCGTGGTCGATGGCATTGGCGCTGCGGCTGGCGTCCTATGAACTGCTGCGGACCGAGGGCAGCGAACCGGTGCTGATCCTCGACGACGTGTTCGCCGAGCTGGACAACTCCCGCCGCCGGGCGCTGGCCGGCGTG
This is a stretch of genomic DNA from Mycobacterium sp. ELW1. It encodes these proteins:
- the dnaA gene encoding chromosomal replication initiator protein DnaA codes for the protein MTDDPGSAFATVWSSVVAELNGDGTADQRPSNGTGGDAPLTPQQRAWLKLVQPLTIAEGFALLSVPSSFVQNEIERHLRTQIVDALSRRLGQRVELGVRIAPPALDEDNESAAPEPAVVDSDLDEVDEDREALASAHETWPSYFIERPRSNPSAEAPGISLNRRYTFDTFVIGASNRFAHAAALAIAEAPARAYNPLFIWGESGLGKTHLLHAAGNYAQRLFPGMRVKYVSTEEFTNDFINSLRDDRKVAFKRSYRDIDVLLVDDIQFIEGKEGIQEEFFHTFNTLHNANKQIVISSDRPPKQLATLEDRLRTRFEWGLITDVQPPELETRIAILRKKAQMERLDVPDDVLELIASSIERNIRELEGALIRVTAFASLNKTPIDKALAEIVLRDLIADAGTMQISTAAIMAATAEYFDTTVEELRGPGKTRALAQSRQIAMYLCRELTDLSLPKIGQAFGRDHTTVMYAEKKIRGEMAHRREVFDHVKELTTRIRQRSKR
- the dnaN gene encoding DNA polymerase III subunit beta, whose product is MATTTVGSDLKFRLVREDFADAVAWVARNLPTRPTVPVLAGVLLTGTDEGLTISGFDYEVSAEVRVPAEIASPGSVLVSGRLLSDITRALPAKPVDVSVEGTRVALTCGSARFSLPTMAVEDYPALPELPEETGVISADLFGEAIGQVAVAAGRDDTLPMLTGIRVEISGEAVVLAATDRFRLAVRELTWSTSSPSLEAAVLVPAKTLAEAAKAGTSGSEVHLALGAGSAVGKEGLLGIRSGGKRSTTRLLDAEFPKFRQLLPAEHTAVATIGVGELTEAIKRVALVADRGAQVRMEFSDGVLHLSAGADDVGRAEEDLDVEFAGEPLTIAFNPTYLTDGLGSLHSDRVTFGFTTPSRPAVLRPANAETQVDGTGPFPAVQTDYVYLLMPVRLPG
- the gnd gene encoding phosphogluconate dehydrogenase (NAD(+)-dependent, decarboxylating); this encodes MQLGLVGLGKMGFNMRQRLREGGHEVIGYDPRPEVTDVPTLAALAEALTAPRVIWVMVPSGPITDDTISSLADVLSPGDLVVDGGNSKYTEDGPHAELLGKKGISFVDAGVSGGIWGLAEGYGLMVGGSDEDVARVMPIFDTLRPPGDLADGFVHAGPVGAGHYAKMVHNGIEYGLMMAYAEGYELLAAEPLIKDTQAVIQAWTNGTVVRSWLQQLLAKALKEDPAFDAISGYTEDSGEGRWTVEEAIRHRVPMPVIAASLFARFASRQEDSPTMKAVSALRNQFGGHAVKRVSVSG
- the recF gene encoding DNA replication/repair protein RecF; translation: MYVRHLTLRDFRSWESVDLELAPGRTVFVGPNGFGKTNIVEALWYCATLGSHRVATDAPLIRAGAERAVVSTIVVNEGRELAIDLEIAAGRANKARLNRSPVRSTREILGAVRAVLFAPEDLALVRGDPGERRRYLDELASVRRPRVAAIRADYDKVLKQRTALLKSAAGARFRGDSGVLETLDVWDGHLAAHGAQLMAARIELTNLLAPEVEKAYQLLAPASRPAAISYRSSVLDGADDGHDVEYLEAALLAGLAARRGAELERGMCLVGPHRDDLELRLGDQPAKGFASHGESWSMALALRLASYELLRTEGSEPVLILDDVFAELDNSRRRALAGVAADAEQVLITAAVGEDIPTDWDATRIGITLRDDDGGRMSEVVTA